One Dermacentor silvarum isolate Dsil-2018 chromosome 10, BIME_Dsil_1.4, whole genome shotgun sequence genomic window carries:
- the LOC119466233 gene encoding uncharacterized protein LOC119466233 isoform X5, whose product MKHQVVAVFLVLCFTSAVVNANAAVDAVIEQLKDFVRHFEKDQDKAQETLSKIDRARECLSAAKDINPDIINRVANGVIQTLMECGGKHISSEDPQERKTVIKNCLLEKANKFEESSGMTPEDSKMFNDALACIQKVAED is encoded by the exons ATGAAGCACCAAGTTGTGGCAGTCTTTCTGGTACTCTGCTTCACCTCTGCCGTGGTGAACGCGAATG ctgcagtggacgcggtcatCGAGCAACTGAAGGACTTTGTGCGACACTTTGAAAAGGACCAGGACAAGGCCCAGGAGACGCTGAGCAAGATCGACAGAGCGAGAGAGTGTCTCTCAGCCGCTAAAGACATCAACCCTGACATCATCAATCGA GTTGCCAACGGCGTCATTCAGACACTCATGGAGTGCGGTGGCAAACATATCAGCAGCGAGGACCCTCAGGAAAGGAAAACTGTG ATAAAGAACTGCTTGCTGGAGAAGGCGAACAAATTTGAG GAATCCAGTGGAATGACTCCAGAAGACAGCAAGATGTTCAACGATGCTTTG GCTTGCATCCAAAAGGTAGCTGAAGATTAG
- the LOC119466233 gene encoding uncharacterized protein LOC119466233 isoform X8 has translation MKHQVVAVFLVLCFTSAVVNANAAVDAVIEELKDFVRHFEKDQAKVQEALSKIDRASECLSAAKDINPDIINQLAKGVIQTLMECGGKYISIEDPQERATATKNCLLDKANNFKESSGMTPEEIKMFDDALTCIQKVAEE, from the exons ATGAAGCACCAAGTTGTGGCAGTCTTTCTGGTACTCTGCTTCACCTCTGCCGTGGTGAACGCGAATG CTGCAGTGGACGCCGTCATCGAAGAACTGAAGGACTTTGTGCGACACTTTGAGAAGGACCAAGCCAAGGTCCAGGAGGCTCTGAGCAAGATCGACAGAGCGAGCGAGTGTCTCTCAGCCGCGAAGGACATCAACCCTGACATCATCAATCAA CTTGCCAAGGGTGTCATTCAGACACTCATGGAGTGCGGTGGCAAATATATCAGCATCGAGGACCCTCAGGAAAGGGCTACTGCG ACAAAGAACTGCTTGCTGGATAAGGCGAACAACTTTAAG GAATCCAGTGGAATGACTCCAGAAGAAATCAAGATGTTCGACGATGCTTTA ACTTGCATCCAAAAGGTAGCTGAAGAGTAG
- the LOC119466233 gene encoding uncharacterized protein LOC119466233 isoform X7 has translation MKHQVVAVFLILCFTSAAVNANAAVDAVIEELKDFVRHFEKDQAKVQEALSKIDRASECLSAAKDINPDIINQLAKGVIQTLMECGGKYISIEDPQERATATKNCLLDKANNFKESSGMTPEEIKMFDDALTCIQKVAEE, from the exons ATGAAGCACCAAGTTGTGGCTGTCTTTCTGATACTCTGCTTCACCTCTGCCGCGGTGAACGCGAATG CTGCAGTGGACGCCGTCATCGAAGAACTGAAGGACTTTGTGCGACACTTTGAGAAGGACCAAGCCAAGGTCCAGGAGGCTCTGAGCAAGATCGACAGAGCGAGCGAGTGTCTCTCAGCCGCGAAGGACATCAACCCTGACATCATCAATCAA CTTGCCAAGGGTGTCATTCAGACACTCATGGAGTGCGGTGGCAAATATATCAGCATCGAGGACCCTCAGGAAAGGGCTACTGCG ACAAAGAACTGCTTGCTGGATAAGGCGAACAACTTTAAG GAATCCAGTGGAATGACTCCAGAAGAAATCAAGATGTTCGACGATGCTTTA ACTTGCATCCAAAAGGTAGCTGAAGAGTAG